The following are encoded together in the Mumia sp. Pv4-285 genome:
- a CDS encoding phytoene desaturase family protein, giving the protein MVATEHDVAVVGAGPNGLVAANLLAEAGLDVIVLEAQAEVGGAVRSARDVHPDYVHDTFSSFYPLAAASDAIGGLGLEAYGLEWSHAPAVLGHPLPDGEWALLHRDVDATARSLDALGAGDGDRWRAWVDDWGHVGDAIVDALTTPFPPVRAGARALWALRSVGGLDYVRRLLEPASSLGRDGFRGPGAALLLAGNAGHADIPTDAAGSGLMGLLMTMLGQTVGFPVPRGGAGRLAAALESRFTSLGGEVRTSSRVDRVLLRGGRAVGVRIAGGEVVHARRAVVADVVASSLYGGLLAEDELPARLLRRMRSFELDPGTVKVDWALDGPVPWSSFPETAPGTVHIADSVSAIAEATAQITAYAVPAEPLLIVGQMTTADPTRSPEGTEALWAYAHVPQRVRHDAGGDGITGRWDRDEVERFADRMQRRLESYAPDLASRVVTRRALGPHDLEERDANLVGGAINGGTSAIHQQLVFRPVPGNGRATTPVPGLFLASASAHPGGGVHGAPGANAARAVLAEPGLLRRTRPLVARARGVRTSRPSRRSPR; this is encoded by the coding sequence GTGGTCGCGACCGAGCACGACGTGGCCGTCGTGGGAGCCGGACCGAACGGGCTCGTCGCAGCGAACCTGCTCGCCGAGGCCGGCCTCGACGTCATCGTCCTGGAAGCGCAGGCCGAGGTGGGCGGCGCCGTCCGCAGCGCCCGCGACGTGCATCCCGACTACGTCCACGACACCTTCAGCTCGTTCTACCCCCTCGCCGCGGCGTCGGACGCGATCGGAGGACTCGGGCTGGAGGCGTACGGCCTGGAGTGGAGCCATGCCCCGGCCGTGCTCGGCCATCCCCTTCCGGACGGCGAGTGGGCGCTCCTGCACCGCGACGTCGACGCGACGGCCCGGTCCCTCGACGCCCTGGGCGCGGGCGACGGGGACCGCTGGCGCGCCTGGGTCGACGACTGGGGCCACGTGGGGGACGCGATCGTCGACGCCCTGACCACGCCGTTCCCGCCGGTACGCGCGGGGGCGCGGGCGCTGTGGGCGCTGCGGTCCGTGGGCGGGCTCGACTACGTACGCCGGCTGCTGGAGCCCGCGAGCTCCCTTGGTCGCGACGGATTCCGTGGACCGGGTGCGGCCCTGCTGCTCGCCGGAAACGCGGGGCACGCCGACATCCCCACCGACGCGGCAGGATCCGGACTCATGGGTCTGCTCATGACGATGCTCGGCCAGACCGTCGGCTTCCCGGTGCCACGCGGTGGGGCCGGACGGCTCGCCGCAGCGCTCGAGAGCCGCTTCACGTCGCTCGGCGGCGAGGTCCGCACGTCGTCGCGCGTGGACCGCGTCCTGCTGCGCGGTGGACGTGCGGTCGGGGTCCGCATCGCCGGTGGCGAGGTCGTCCACGCCCGACGTGCCGTGGTCGCCGACGTCGTGGCCTCGTCGCTGTACGGGGGGCTGCTCGCGGAGGACGAGCTGCCCGCCCGGCTGCTTCGGCGGATGCGCTCCTTCGAGCTCGACCCGGGCACGGTCAAGGTCGACTGGGCCCTGGACGGGCCGGTGCCCTGGTCCTCGTTCCCCGAGACGGCACCCGGCACCGTCCACATCGCCGACTCCGTCTCAGCGATCGCCGAGGCCACCGCACAGATCACCGCGTACGCCGTACCCGCCGAGCCGCTCCTCATCGTCGGCCAGATGACGACCGCGGACCCGACCCGGTCACCGGAAGGGACCGAGGCGCTGTGGGCGTACGCGCACGTCCCACAGCGCGTCCGGCACGATGCCGGCGGCGACGGCATCACCGGACGGTGGGACCGGGACGAGGTCGAACGGTTCGCCGACCGCATGCAGCGCCGGCTCGAGTCGTACGCGCCCGACCTGGCGAGCCGGGTCGTCACCCGCCGGGCGCTCGGGCCCCACGATCTCGAGGAACGCGACGCGAACCTCGTCGGAGGCGCCATCAACGGCGGCACCTCCGCGATCCACCAGCAGCTCGTCTTCCGTCCCGTCCCGGGCAACGGCCGCGCCACGACCCCGGTCCCCGGCCTGTTCCTGGCGTCGGCGTCCGCCCACCCGGGCGGCGGGGTCCACGGCGCTCCCGGCGCCAACGCCGCGCGCGCGGTCCTCGCCGAGCCCGGCCTCCTCCGCCGTACCCGCCCGCTCGTCGCCCGCGCGCGCGGCGTCAGAACCTCACGTCCTTCGAGAAGGAGCCCCCGATGA
- a CDS encoding RNA polymerase sigma factor codes for MVDGAGTAQRAIEAVWRIEAGRLVAGLARVTGDVGLAEELAQDALVVALEQWPVSGIPPNPAGWLMTTAKNRGIDAARRRGTYQRKLEEIGRDQELSTGGRGDDLEDALDDDIGDDLLRLLFTACHPVLSVESRVALTLRCLGGLTTSEIARGFLIPEKTAGQRISRAKKTLTDNGVVFAMPDAAERAARLGSVLEVVYLIFNEGYAAHAGDDWMRPALCQEALRLARLLATLVPDDPEVHGFAALLELQASRIPARTTADGDPVLLLDQDRRRWDRTLLRRGLESLARAEQLASAPGTDAPALGAYAIQAEIAACHARAATPAETDWRRISALYVLLRHAWPSPVVELNRAVAVGFAEGPERGLAVVDAIAGTPALASYPQLPAVRADLLARLGRTAEARESYEAAAALSGNAREREVYAAKARATG; via the coding sequence ATGGTGGACGGGGCGGGTACGGCGCAGCGGGCGATCGAGGCGGTCTGGCGGATCGAGGCCGGCCGCCTGGTCGCCGGGCTCGCGCGTGTGACCGGAGACGTGGGTCTCGCCGAGGAGCTCGCCCAGGACGCTCTCGTGGTCGCGCTGGAGCAGTGGCCCGTGAGCGGCATCCCTCCGAACCCTGCCGGATGGCTGATGACCACCGCGAAGAACCGCGGCATCGATGCGGCGCGGCGCCGCGGGACGTACCAGCGCAAGCTCGAGGAGATCGGCCGCGACCAGGAGCTCTCCACCGGCGGTCGCGGTGACGACCTCGAGGACGCGCTCGACGACGACATCGGGGACGACCTCCTGCGGCTCCTGTTCACCGCGTGCCATCCCGTGCTGTCCGTCGAGTCTCGGGTCGCGCTCACGCTCCGCTGCCTCGGCGGCCTGACGACGAGCGAGATCGCGAGGGGCTTCCTGATCCCCGAGAAGACGGCGGGCCAGCGCATCTCGCGCGCCAAGAAGACGCTCACCGACAACGGGGTCGTCTTCGCGATGCCGGACGCCGCCGAGCGGGCGGCGCGGCTCGGCTCCGTCCTGGAGGTCGTGTACCTGATCTTCAACGAGGGGTACGCCGCGCACGCCGGCGACGACTGGATGCGGCCCGCGCTGTGCCAGGAGGCGCTCCGCCTCGCGCGCCTGCTCGCCACGCTCGTCCCCGACGACCCGGAGGTCCACGGCTTCGCGGCCCTGCTCGAGCTGCAGGCGTCCCGGATCCCCGCGCGCACGACCGCCGACGGCGATCCGGTCCTCCTGCTCGACCAGGACCGGCGTCGATGGGACCGGACGCTGCTTCGCCGAGGTCTCGAGTCCCTCGCCCGTGCGGAGCAGCTCGCGAGTGCTCCCGGCACGGACGCGCCGGCGCTCGGGGCGTACGCGATCCAAGCCGAGATCGCCGCGTGCCACGCGCGTGCCGCGACACCTGCGGAAACCGACTGGCGTCGGATCTCGGCCCTGTACGTATTGCTGCGCCACGCCTGGCCGTCTCCCGTGGTCGAGCTCAACCGCGCCGTGGCCGTCGGGTTCGCCGAGGGGCCGGAGCGTGGGCTCGCCGTCGTGGACGCGATTGCCGGGACGCCCGCGCTCGCCTCGTACCCCCAGCTCCCGGCGGTCCGCGCGGACCTGCTTGCGCGTCTCGGGCGTACGGCGGAGGCCCGTGAGTCGTACGAGGCAGCCGCAGCGCTGTCGGGCAACGCCCGTGAACGCGAGGTCTACGCGGCGAAGGCACGGGCGACGGGCTAG
- a CDS encoding FAD-dependent oxidoreductase produces the protein MHSWWYDQSHARPTYAPLSDDLSCDVVVVGAGLVGATTALALARAGTSVVVLEGRTVAAGTTGGTTGKVSLLQGSRLSTIRRHHSEHLQGYVDANRSGQEWIRAFCESSGLPYDVRDAVTYATTARGEESLQDEQGACIEAGLPVVRDPDPGLPYAVRGAIRLADQGQIDAVAVTDRIVADAVEAGAQVFEDTRVLGVDGGDRSRVRTERATVTARHVVLATGTPILDRGGFFARLSPKRSYAAAFRTDGPAVDAMHLSIDAPTRSLRTSTPDETVLIVGGNGHTTGRARSEAQKVADLVAWAGETFEAGEPLATWSAQDYSPAAGLPYVGRLFPTDPSLHVATGFDKWGMAMGAAAGLALAGDVLGETPPWRDAVRAWRRPGLRDAATAAAVNASVGFELGKGWVTAALTRGDSTPSVRGVPPCADSGDGAPLSAVCTHLGGIVEWNDAERSWDCPLHGSRFGEDGSVLEGPATRPLPHR, from the coding sequence ATGCACTCCTGGTGGTACGACCAGAGCCATGCCCGACCGACGTACGCCCCCCTCAGCGACGACCTCTCCTGCGACGTCGTCGTGGTGGGTGCCGGCCTCGTGGGCGCGACGACGGCGCTCGCGCTCGCTCGGGCCGGCACGTCGGTCGTCGTCCTCGAGGGTCGTACGGTCGCCGCCGGGACGACCGGCGGTACGACCGGCAAGGTGAGCCTCCTGCAAGGGTCACGGCTCTCGACGATCCGCCGGCACCACTCCGAGCACCTTCAGGGCTACGTCGACGCGAACCGTTCCGGGCAGGAGTGGATCCGCGCCTTCTGCGAGAGCAGCGGCCTCCCGTACGACGTGCGCGACGCGGTCACGTACGCGACGACCGCCCGGGGCGAGGAGTCGTTGCAGGACGAGCAGGGGGCGTGCATCGAGGCTGGGTTGCCGGTGGTGCGCGATCCGGACCCCGGCCTGCCGTACGCGGTGCGCGGAGCGATCCGGCTGGCTGACCAGGGACAGATCGACGCCGTCGCGGTCACCGACCGGATCGTTGCTGACGCCGTCGAGGCCGGTGCGCAGGTCTTCGAGGACACCCGCGTGCTCGGCGTCGACGGCGGAGATCGCTCGCGCGTCCGGACCGAGCGCGCGACCGTCACCGCACGCCACGTCGTGCTGGCCACCGGGACGCCGATCCTCGACCGCGGCGGGTTCTTCGCGCGGCTCTCGCCCAAGCGGTCGTACGCCGCGGCGTTCAGGACCGACGGACCTGCCGTCGACGCGATGCACCTGTCGATCGACGCGCCGACGCGCTCCCTGCGGACGTCGACGCCGGACGAGACCGTGCTCATCGTCGGCGGGAACGGGCACACCACCGGTCGCGCTCGTTCGGAGGCGCAGAAGGTCGCCGACCTCGTCGCGTGGGCAGGGGAGACGTTCGAGGCGGGGGAGCCGCTCGCGACGTGGTCGGCGCAGGACTACTCGCCGGCGGCCGGGCTGCCGTACGTCGGAAGGCTGTTCCCGACCGACCCTTCTCTCCACGTGGCGACCGGGTTCGACAAGTGGGGGATGGCGATGGGAGCGGCCGCGGGTCTGGCTCTGGCCGGCGACGTCCTCGGCGAGACACCCCCGTGGCGTGACGCCGTCCGCGCCTGGCGTCGTCCGGGGCTACGTGACGCGGCCACCGCGGCGGCCGTCAACGCCTCGGTCGGGTTCGAGCTCGGCAAGGGCTGGGTGACTGCGGCGCTGACACGCGGCGACAGCACGCCGTCGGTCCGCGGCGTGCCACCGTGCGCCGACTCCGGTGACGGGGCGCCCTTGTCGGCGGTCTGC
- a CDS encoding SRPBCC family protein — translation MTVVSREIAASADQVFAVLSDGWTYASWVVGASRIRHVDASFPAPGAEIHHSVGSWPMLVDDTTSVIACEPGRRLELRVRAWPFGEGFVGLTLHDEGDTTTVDMEEHTVNGPAKLLPKPAEAVALKARNREALRRLAYLAEGRSR, via the coding sequence ATGACCGTCGTCTCCCGCGAGATCGCCGCCTCCGCGGACCAGGTGTTCGCCGTCCTCTCCGACGGCTGGACGTACGCGTCGTGGGTGGTGGGTGCCTCGCGCATCCGCCACGTGGACGCGTCGTTCCCCGCGCCGGGGGCAGAGATCCACCACTCGGTCGGGTCGTGGCCGATGCTCGTCGACGACACCACGAGCGTGATCGCCTGCGAACCCGGACGGAGGCTCGAGCTGCGCGTGCGGGCGTGGCCGTTCGGTGAGGGCTTCGTCGGCCTCACGCTGCACGACGAGGGTGACACGACGACGGTCGACATGGAGGAGCACACCGTCAACGGCCCCGCCAAGCTGCTCCCGAAGCCCGCGGAGGCAGTGGCGTTGAAGGCCCGCAACCGCGAGGCGCTGCGACGGCTGGCGTACCTGGCGGAGGGCCGCAGCCGCTAG